The Morococcus cerebrosus sequence GGATGTCGTCCGTTCCGCTTATCGCCCAGCGGAACTCGGGCGGCTTGTCCATTTTGCCGAGCGCGTCGTGGCGTTTGCTTTGTCCGATGTAGACTTTGGGAATGGTGTCGAAGGCAAGTTGGACGTTCGGCAGACGGCGGGCAACCTGTTTGAAAAAGTCCTGCACCTGCGCTTCTTCAAAATACATCAACACGCCTTCGATCACGAGCAACACGGGTTTGCCGTGCGCGGCAACGGTGTTCATCCACGCTTCGTCGAACATGGACGCGCCCAGATAATGATTGTTCGACTCGGGCAGCAGCATACGCCGCACTTCAATCACTTCCGGCAAATCCAAATCATACCAAGCGGTAATGCGCGGCTTGCCCAAGCGTTCGTAACGCGCATCCAGCCCCGCGCCGATTTGCACGACGACGGCATCGGGATGTTCGGCGATAAAGTGCCGGGTCATATCGTCCAACAGCTTCGCCCGCCCGCAACAGCCGACCTGCGATGCTTTGGCTTTGGCAAACTTGCCGAAGTCGTAGTCAATCTTGTCCAACATCCGCACGGCTTCGTCATCGCGCAAAAGCGGCTGCGCCCTACTCTGCTCCACCGCCTTCGCCCACAGGGGAATCAGCATGGTACTGGACAAGACGGAAACGGTTTCGGGAGAGATTTTTTCGGACATGGCAGCCTCCATTGAGAGAGATTCCTATTTACATCATACTCCCGCACAATACGGCTGCCAAGTTGCAAAAAGGTCGTCTGAAACCTGTTTCTTGGTTTTCAGACGACCTCTGTTTCATTCATCACATCATGTCATCATGCCGTACACGCAATGGCGGCTTCTGCCACATCGTCCGCGCTGTGCGGCAGTGCCAATGTGCGGGCGTTTTCCGCCCATTTGAGGCATTTTTCGCGGTTTAAGCCGCCGAGGATTTCGGCGAGCTTTTCCGCTGTCAACTGGGTTTGCGGCAACAGCAGCCCTGCCTCCGCCTGCACCATAAAACGCGCGTTGGCAGTTTGGTGGTCATCGACGGCGTAAGGATACGGCACCAGCAGCGCGCCCAGCCCCGCTGCCGTCAACTCGGCAATTGTCAGCGCGCCGGCACGGCAAATCACCAAGTCGGCATCGCGGTAAGCGGACACCATGTCGGTAATAAATTCCACGCATTCGGCTTTCACGCCCAGCGCGTCGTAATCCGCCTGCAAGCTGCCCAGCTTGCCCCGACCCGATTGGTGATACATCTGCGGGCGCGTATCGTCAGGCAGCAAAGCCAATGCCTGCGGAACGGTTTTGTTCAATACGTCCGCCCCCAAACTGCCGCCGACCACCAAGATTTTCAGATGGCCTTCGCGCTCTGC is a genomic window containing:
- the murG gene encoding undecaprenyldiphospho-muramoylpentapeptide beta-N-acetylglucosaminyltransferase translates to MGGKTFMLMAGGTGGHIFPALAVADSLRARGHHVIWLGSEGSMEERIVPQYDILLETLAIKGVRGNGIKRKLMLPFTLYKTVREAQRIIRKHRVECVIGFGGFVTFPGGLAAKLLGVPIVIHEQNAVAGLSNRQLSRWAKRVLYAFPKAFSHEGGLVGNPVRADIANLPAPAERFAEREGHLKILVVGGSLGADVLNKTVPQALALLPDDTRPQMYHQSGRGKLGSLQADYDALGVKAECVEFITDMVSAYRDADLVICRAGALTIAELTAAGLGALLVPYPYAVDDHQTANARFMVQAEAGLLLPQTQLTAEKLAEILGGLNREKCLKWAENARTLALPHSADDVAEAAIACTA
- a CDS encoding class I SAM-dependent methyltransferase yields the protein MSEKISPETVSVLSSTMLIPLWAKAVEQSRAQPLLRDDEAVRMLDKIDYDFGKFAKAKASQVGCCGRAKLLDDMTRHFIAEHPDAVVVQIGAGLDARYERLGKPRITAWYDLDLPEVIEVRRMLLPESNNHYLGASMFDEAWMNTVAAHGKPVLLVIEGVLMYFEEAQVQDFFKQVARRLPNVQLAFDTIPKVYIGQSKRHDALGKMDKPPEFRWAISGTDDIRRLISGVEIIEEAGLSSVCKPRYPWLLRLVYATAWGRCKLDMRLMRIQVPSS